From Salvia splendens isolate huo1 chromosome 3, SspV2, whole genome shotgun sequence, a single genomic window includes:
- the LOC121797448 gene encoding chaperonin CPN60-2, mitochondrial, which translates to MYRFAANLASKASVARNSSQQIGGRLGWSRNYAAKDIRFGVEARALMLKGVEELADAVKVTMGPKGRNVVIEQSWGAPKVTKDGVTVAKSIEFKDKVKNIGASLVKQVANATNDVAGDGTTCATVLTRAIFTEGCKSVAAGMNAMDLRRGITMAVDAVVTNLKSRARMISTSEEIAQVGTISANGEREIGELIAKAMEKVGKEGVITIQDGKTLFNELEVVEGMKLDRGYISPYFITNQKTQKCELDDPLILIHEKKISSINAIVKVLELALKRQRPLLIVAEDVESDALATLILNKLRAGIKVCAIKAPGFGENRKSGLQDLAVLTGGQVITEELGMNLDDVELDMLGSCKKVTISKDDTVILDGSGEKKSIEERCEQIRSAVELSTSDYDKEKLQERLAKLSGGVAVLKIGGASEAEVGEKKDRVTDALNATKAAVEEGIVPGGGVALLYAAKELEKLPTANFDQKIGVQIIQNALKTPVFTIAANAGVEGAVVVGKLLESENPDLGYDAAKAEYVDMVKAGIIDPLKVIRTALVDAASVSSLMTTTEAIVVEQPSEEKAGPAMGGGGGMGGMGGMDY; encoded by the exons ATGTATCGTTTTGCTGCAAATCTCGCCTCCAAAGCTAG TGTTGCCAGGAACAGCAGCCAACAG ATTGGGGGTAGATTGGGATGGAGCAGAAATTATGCTGCTAAAGATATTAGATTTGGAGTGGAGGCTAGGGCTTTGATGCTTAAGGGTGTTGAAGAGCTTGCTGATGCTGTTAAAGTCACCATGGGTCCTAAG GGGCGTAATGTAGTTATTGAGCAGAGTTGGGGTGCACCGAAAGTGACAAAGGACGGTGTCACAGTTGCGAAGAGCATTGAATTTAAGGACAAAGTTAAGAATATTGGTGCTAGCCTTGTTAAACAGGTGGCAAATGCTACTAATGATGTTGCTGGTGATG GTACAACCTGTGCCACTGTCCTTACTCGTGCCATATTCACCGAAGGCTGCAAGTCGGTGGCAGCTGGCATGAATGCCATGGATCTAAGACGCGGCATCACCATGGCTGTTGATGCTGTCGTTACAAACTTGAAAAGCAGAGCAAGGATGATTAGCACATCGGAGGAGATTGCTCAG GTTGGAACCATTTCTGCTAATGGAGAAAGGGAAATCGGTGAGCTGATTGCAAAGGCTATGGAAAAAGTTGGAAAAGAGGGAGTGATCACAATTCAA GATGGAAAGACATTGTTCAATGAGTTGGAAGTAGTTGAGGGTATGAAGCTGGACAGAGGCTATATCTCCCCTTACTTTATCACAAATCAGAAGACTCAGAAATGT GAATTGGATGATCCTCTTATCCTTATTCATGAGAAGAAAATCTCTAGTATTAATGCTATCGTTAAAGTCCTTGAATTGGCTTTGAAG AGGCAAAGACCTCTTCTGATAGTCGCTGAGGATGTGGAAAGCGATGCACTTGCCACTCTTATCCTTAACAAGCTCCGCGCTGGAATCAAGGTCTGTGCAATCAAAGCACCTGGGTTCGGTGAGAACAGGAAATCAGGCTTGCAGGATCTTGCTGTTTTAACCGGTGGCCAA GTCATAACTGAGGAGCTCGGAATGAATTTGGATGATGTGGAGCTTGATATGCTGGGTTCTTGCAAGAAG GTCACCATCTCCAAGGATGATACTGTTATACTTGATGGATCTGGTGAGAAGAAATCCATCGAGGAAAGATGTGAACAG ATCAGGTCAGCAGTTGAGTTGAGCACTTCTGATTACGACAAGGAGAAGTTGCAAGAAAGGCTTGCAAAGCTATCTGGTGGTGTAGCTGTGCTAAAG ATTGGAGGAGCAAGTGAAGCAGAAGTTGGTGAGAAGAAAGATAGAGTGACTGATGCTCTTAATGCCACAAAAGCAGCTGTTGAGGAAGGGATTGTGCCTG GTGGAGGTGTTGCTCTCCTCTATGCAGCCAAAGAATTGGAGAAGCTGCCAACAGCCAACTTCGACCAGAAGATTGGTGTCCAAATTATTCAAAATGCTTTAAAG ACGCCAGTTTTCACAATTGCAGCAAACGCTGGTGTGGAGGGTGCCGTTGTAGTTGgcaaattgttggaatccgaaaaTCCAGACCTCGGATATGATGCTGCTAAAG CTGAATATGTTGATATGGTTAAGGCTGGAATCATTGATCCATTGAAGGTCATTAGAACTGCCCTTGTTGATGCTGCTAG TGTGTCTTCGCTGATGACAACAACCGAAGCCATTGTGGTGGAGCAACCATCAGAGGAGAAGGCCGGACCAGCAatgggcggcggcggcggcatgGGAGGAATGGGTGGCATGGATTACTGA